The following proteins are co-located in the Vigna angularis cultivar LongXiaoDou No.4 chromosome 2, ASM1680809v1, whole genome shotgun sequence genome:
- the LOC108328132 gene encoding alanine--glyoxylate aminotransferase 2 homolog 3, mitochondrial, protein MTGSLAARLVFRRTSPASRFIPRREVSLPAAEKTKDAIAPPKELPAFDYSPLAYSGPKGDEILAKRREFLSPSILHSYKTPLNVVEGKRQYLFDDKGRRYVDAFGGIATVCCGHCHPDVVAAIVEQTKRLQHSTVLYLNHAIADFAQALASKLPGNLKVAFFTNSGTEANELAILMARLYTGSHDIISLRNSYHGNGGGTMGATAQSIWKFNVIQSGVHHAVNPDPYRGIFGSDGEKYVRDVQEIINFGTSGNVAAFISEAIQGVGGIVEMAPGYLPAAYDIVRRAGGVCIADEVQCGVARTGSHFWGFEAHGVVPDIVTIAKSIGNGLPLGAVVTTPEIAKALTRRSYFNTFGGNPVCTAAGLAVLRVIEKEKLQENAFEVGSYLKDRLNTLKDKYELIGDVRGQGMLLGVELVTDRKLKTPAPTETLHAMDQMKELGVLIGKGGYYGNVFRITPPLCFTKEDADFLVDAMDYTFSRI, encoded by the exons ATGACGGGATCCCTTGCTGCAAGGCTCGTCTTTCGTCGAACGTCGCCGGCTAGCCGATTCATCCCCCGCCGGGAGGTCTCTCTACCCGCGGCTGAAAAAACGAAAGACGCGATCGCACCGCCAAAGGAGCTTCCGGCGTTCGACTACTCTCCCTTGGCATACTCTGGTCCCAAAGGCGACGAGATCCTCGCGAAACGCAGGGAGTTTCTAAGCCCTTCGATCCTCCACTCGTACAAAACTCCG CTTAATGTGGTGGAGGGGAAGAGACAATATCTGTTCGATGATAAGGGAAGAAGGTACGTGGACGCGTTCGGAGGGATTGCTACGGTGTGCTGTGGGCATTGCCACCCCGATGTGGTCGCAGCCATCGTCGAACAAACAAAGCGCTTGCAGCACTCCACGGTTCTCTACCTGAACCACGCCATAGCAGATTTCGCTCAGGCTTTGGCTTCTAAGCTTCCCGGTAATCTTAAG GTGGCGTTTTTTACAAATTCTGGAACGGAAGCCAACGAATTAGCGATTCTGATGGCAAGACTGTACACCGGCTCCCATGACATCATATCTCTAAGGAATTCTTACCACGGAAATGGTGGTGGAACAATGGGTGCCACAGCTCAAAGCATCTGGAAATTTAATGTTATTCAG AGTGGTGTTCATCATGCAGTAAATCCAGACCCTTATAGAGGTATTTTTGGttctgatggagagaagtaTGTAAGAGATGTTCAAGAAATCATCAATTTCGGAACTTCCGGAAATGTTGCAGCCTTCATATCTGAAGCTATTCAG GGAGTAGGGGGCATCGTTGAAATGGCTCCTGGTTACTTACCTGCTGCCTACGACATTGTTAGACGAGCTGGAGGTGTTTGTATTGCCGACGAAGTTCAGTGCGGGGTTGCTCGCACTGGTAGCCATTTCTGGGGGTTTGAGGCCCATGGTGTTGTACCTGACATAGTAACAATAGCAAAG AGCATCGGAAACGGCCTTCCTCTTGGTGCTGTCGTGACTACTCCTGAGATTGCGAAGGCCTTGACTCGCCGAAGTTACTTCAACACTTTCGGTGGGAATCCTGTCTGTACAGCTGCAGGATTGGCTGTTTTAAGAGTGATAGAGAAAGAGAAGCTTCAAGAAAATGCATTTGAAGTGGGTTCCTATTTGAAAGACAGGCTCAATACACTCAAGGACAAATATGAAT TAATTGGTGATGTGAGAGGACAAGGCATGTTGCTTGGAGTGGAACTTGTCACGGATCGCAAACTTAAAACACCAGCACCAACTGAAACACTGCACGCGATGGACCAAATGAAAG AACTAGGAGTGCTAATTGGAAAGGGTGGCTACTATGGAAATGTATTCAGAATTACACCTCCCTTATGTTTCACCAAAGAAGATGCAG ATTTCCTCGTGGATGCGATGGACTACACATTTTCCAGAATTTGA